A stretch of DNA from uncultured Fretibacterium sp.:
CTCTGCATAGCCAGCCTCGGCACGGCCTTCCTTCGCTCTCGTACAGGGGCCCCCCGTCACTCCGGGAAGAGCTCGGAGATGACCTCCGAGACCTTCTCGATCTTTTTGACTCTGCTGACATTGCTGCCGCAGAAAAAAAGCCCCTCCTCCCAATTCCCCTTGAACGCCTCGACCAGGGCCGCGGCAATGCAGAAGGTCTCGCGGGTCTTGCGGTAGCGGCAATGGGTGAGGCAGTTGGCGAAACAGGGGCTGCTGGTCACGTTCCCCTCCAGGTACCGGGCGACGAAGGGGTTGCGGATGGCCCGTCCGGGGAGTCCTGCGGGGCTGTGGATCAACACGACGTCGTCCTCCGTCGCGTCGACATAGGCCTGCTTGAAGCGGTCCGAGGCGTCCCCTTCCTCGGTGCAGGCGAATCGGGTACCCATCTGGACGCCCTTGGCGCCGAGCTCAAAAGCCCTCAGAACGTCGGTGCGGTCCCAGATCCCCCCGGCCGCGATGACGGGGATGTCGGCCCGCATCTCCTCGGCGACGAAACGGACCACGCCGGGGACGGCCGTGGCCAGGGAGAGGGCGGGGTCGTAGACCTGCTCCATGGTCATGGCGCCCAAATGCCCTCCGGCGGTCGCGGGCTCCTCGACCACGAAAGCGTCGGGCCGGCGGCCGTACTGCTTCTCCCAGCGCCTGGTGATCAGGCTGGCGGCCTTGGCGGAGCTGACGATGGGGACCAGGGCCACATCC
This window harbors:
- a CDS encoding nitronate monooxygenase family protein, with protein sequence GMGVGISGANLAGHVSRCGAIGTIASVGLCHDSPHFSIKKHNYFEANAIVIKEVLAQARAIAGEGGVLAVNCMVALTDYDTQVRASAEGGADIIISGAGLPLRLPEYTKDFPDVALVPIVSSAKAASLITRRWEKQYGRRPDAFVVEEPATAGGHLGAMTMEQVYDPALSLATAVPGVVRFVAEEMRADIPVIAAGGIWDRTDVLRAFELGAKGVQMGTRFACTEEGDASDRFKQAYVDATEDDVVLIHSPAGLPGRAIRNPFVARYLEGNVTSSPCFANCLTHCRYRKTRETFCIAAALVEAFKGNWEEGLFFCGSNVSRVKKIEKVSEVISELFPE